CGCGCCCACTGGCCGAGCAGCGACGGGTCGGGCAGGCCCTGCGCGGCGGCGATGGCCGCCGCGTCCGGTTCCACAGGCGTGATGGCGCGGTCGTCGTACCCGATCAGCGGCTCCGGCAGTCGTGAGCCGCGGTCGGCGGCGCTGGCAGAGGCCGGGCGATCGGTCGGGCGCTTGTCGTTCAGGGCGGCCGCCAGGGTCGCCGTGCCGGTCGCCAGGCCCAAGGCGACGATGATCTTGGCGCCCTGCGCCCCTACCGCCTGGCCGAAGGAGGTCTGGAGGAGGCGTTGCCACAGGCCGGCGATCACGCCGATCAAGCCGGCGATGGCGGCGGCCATGGCCGCGAGCAGGGCCTTGAGCTTGCGTTCCCGCCTGGTGGGCGGCGGCTCGAAGGTTCGCAGGCCGCCCCAGGCCTCCTTGCCGGCCGGCGGTTCGATGGAGACCGCCACGCCCGACGCCGCGGCCGGCGAAACCGCCGCGGCCTTGGCGCTCGGCTTGGCTTCCTCGCCGCCCTTGAGATCGGCCTGGGCGGCGGCCTGGTCGCGATCCAGGGATGAAAGCAACTGCACGAGGCGGCCGGCCGACTGGATCCGGTCGCCCGGCGCATCGGCGACCAGGCCGTCCACGATCTCGGCCAGGCGCGGCGATACCTTCACCGCCCGCTGCCACTGGAACGACCGCGTGGCCGCGTTGTACAGCCCCTCGGGGTTGAGGCCGGTGAGCAGGTGGAGGGCGGTCACGCCCAGGGCATAGAGGTCGGCCTGCGGCGTGGCGCGGCCGCCCCCGGCCTCCGGCGCCAGGTACACCGGGCGGTTCTTGGCCGCGGGCTTCTCCTGGAACTCCCGATCCCAGCCGGGTGTGCCCAGCATCAAGCGGTTGTCGGTATCGCGGTTGTAAAGCGTCTCCGGGCGGATG
This genomic interval from Candidatus Tanganyikabacteria bacterium contains the following:
- a CDS encoding protein kinase; its protein translation is MKCPNHLCQHGIEGAPGACPKCGIPLPGAVLADRFSLEKIARVTPFAITFAAFDRDRTAEAQVRVYIPRFGRRAANLKSEIKALKELQFEQLPRIFHLNWETDFPWVAEEKVQGGSLVGRLIGRERPFSEPEAVQVMLDAARILEKLHTLHIYHRDIRPETLYNRDTDNRLMLGTPGWDREFQEKPAAKNRPVYLAPEAGGGRATPQADLYALGVTALHLLTGLNPEGLYNAATRSFQWQRAVKVSPRLAEIVDGLVADAPGDRIQSAGRLVQLLSSLDRDQAAAQADLKGGEEAKPSAKAAAVSPAAASGVAVSIEPPAGKEAWGGLRTFEPPPTRRERKLKALLAAMAAAIAGLIGVIAGLWQRLLQTSFGQAVGAQGAKIIVALGLATGTATLAAALNDKRPTDRPASASAADRGSRLPEPLIGYDDRAITPVEPDAAAIAAAQGLPDPSLLGQWAR